In Vanessa cardui chromosome 4, ilVanCard2.1, whole genome shotgun sequence, the DNA window ttgaaatttaaatgcAGTACCTGACACggcaaataaatgtaattgttcCTATCTGcctgtacatattataatatatagtgcaatatatattattgcgtAAAACTATACGTAGGtacatatttactaaaatatttttaatagaaaaaatagtaatataaataaatataatatttccaaatgtaataaaagttgCTAATATTCTTCACTATGTATACAAATCTGTTTAGTAAAGGCGGAGcagaatattaattacaaactagtttataaataacataacactCATCTTGTggtttatcatattattataaaaaaaaatataaaaatgttctaaGCTATATATCAAATTTCTAGTTTTAATGAAAAGCAATATAAATCGAATATTTGTACTGCCTTAGTCTTTGATCCTGATGTCTAATTCAAaatcttcttcttctttatCCTTATCAGTTTCTCTCTTGGGCGCTGtaacatttttatctttaatgttATCATCAGGCAAAAGAGGTATAAACAATGGAGCATCATTGTCCGGTGACTTCGTTGTCACGGTTGGTGCGACGGTAAAGCTTGGGTTTTTGGTTGAAAATTCCGTGCTTGGCTGATTATTTAAATAGCTGCCATCTGAatttccattattattattattgttaccataattattgttttgctGATCCTTGTCGTATATGTTTGATTGATTAGGAGTACCGTTGTTTTCATTTCCATTtccgtaattattattattattattttgctgaTCTTTGTCATATATATTTGGTCGATTAGGTCTCCCGTTGTTATTATTCCCATTTCCATAatgattattgttaatattttgctGTTCTTTGTCGTATAGGTTTGGTCGATTAGGTCtatcattgttaatatttccattACCGTAATCATTGTTGTTATTTTGCTGATTATTATCATACAGGTTCGGTTGATTAGGTCTACCGTTATTATTATTCCCTGGATTTATATTTGGATTATATCCGTAATTGTTATTACCATTGTTATAgtgattgaaattattattgccATTATTCTGTGGAGGATATTGAGGTCTTCCATAATTCAAATATCCTTCGTTCGGACGATTTGTGTGCTTATTTGGTTTGTTTCCATTATGTCCATGATTATTGGGGTACccttgattaaaattattatagttacCGTTGTTGTTAAAGTTTTCATTTCCTTGATGTGGTCTTCCTTGTGGATGGGGCCTATAATCATTGTATCCTGGGCCGTAACCTCCGTTGTTATTGAAGGGAGGTCTTTGTTGATGTGGAGGTGGCCTATGATTGCCAGGAGGCCGATAGTGTTCGTTCGGATTAGTTTCACTTTCAACGACCACTATGATGGTCTCTTGAGGTGCCTTCTTAGGTTGTTCTTCGCGATTTAAATGAAGTCCTTGAGCGATGCCACCAATGATACCACCAGCAACATTATGTAATTTTGAATGTGCTGACGATATTATACTACCCAAATCAATGTTTGCGTTGCACGCAGATATAGCaacgaaaaaaattaacagttttGTTTCCATAATACACAATTAGAACAATACACAAATGCAAACACGCAGCTATTCCGTGTGTTACGAGAAGCGACTGACCGCACGGTCAACTGACACAACTCATCTTCAACGTTCGTATTCATACCTATAACAAAACCTGTTCGAATCCGTATTCGAGATTTTGTTTTTAGTAgtcattaaattaaagataaaaaggcaatttttgtatttaatgatgAAATTATCTTATGTGTTAAGTtactaaatgaaaatatattcgatacattaaataatatttaaatactacacGTAGTTTAATGGAGATGCCgtttatgttttttgtaatcgttaataaaattgtgtttaatAAACCTCACTTACTcgatttatttcttattccgtaattaaaaaaaaacgataatattattaatttaaaaataatggacTTTCGATGGATGTATTTGTTTTGTCATTAATGTTCCATAATAAAGTTGGCACGGATATAGAAGACGtagtatttatcatatttagtattattaagtTCAATTCTCAAGTCAACTTAATTGGCTTACtcgtattttcaaatttcgtttAACAATTTGGCAACTGTACTCGTTTTTGttctagattattttttaaagtagacGGCGGTATGACTAATAGATGTGTTTGGCTTTTAATTGGTGGCACTCGAGCGACGTTGCAAATCTCTTGTCCTTAGTGATGGAAGtttccatttaaatatatttttttatcacgtATTGTCTAATAAATCCTCGTTTATAACAATAGGTGTCATATCTAGATTTTTTAAaggcttattatttattagcacAATTATTcctcttatatataaaactatacatggaattataaaataatatttcaccaAGTTTATAAGCACCTTCGCTGACATcagtaatgtgtatacattaaCGGGCAACGAAAATAATTGGCCtcctaaattacaaaatattagcTACTAGTTGAGCCTGCGGCTTTACGCTCGAGAAATTTACCTTAATAGAACACAAACTGTTCCCCTATTTTAACCCCTCGAGGGGTTTAAAAGAGTAGATTATGTCTTTCATCAGTTCAGCGCTTTCAGGGTGAAGAGATAACAGAggtactttcgaatttataatacatattagcaTAAGTAGTGAGTTAGTTACGTGAGAAACAAAAACTAACAAATAAGGAATTAAAGTTTCTAAGATTACGGATcaagttttttattacttcttgTTTTTAGTCTGTATTCACTGAAGAAATTagcagaaaatataaataattaatagattaaaaaactTTACTCATGTCAGATTGTTAAGACAAAGTTTATTAGTAGGTATGACGATTAATCTACATTTATATTAGAAAGAGGTAGgtacaatttgttttaatatttaatttttttttctatataaaagtaaattttggaAGTATTTATcgaagtcaaagtcaaaaatatttattcaatatggaagtgtatcattttttattcattgccAAAATTTTAAAACGGGTTCGGAAATTAACAGATCTCAAATCAAAATCTCAAAGTGAACAACTGAAACAGTTCCAAAAGTCACCATCTACAAATTCTATTCaccattacaaaattatatttatataattgattcgaaaatatgcatattattaGGTCagctagtaatttttttatttaattcattcatcCTAATTAATAATCTACACTCGGGTGAAGCTAGAACGGACATAATcgctaatatttatatgattacgTTTTCTGTCTCAAAAAGATGGAATGTTATCTTTTTCGTAAAACGgggtaaattgtaaataaagaagTAATGTCAATGACCACGATTGAGTATTAAGCAATGGAGAATTCTAAAAAGAATACCCATATTTCCTATTTAATAGCGGCTTGTAATACTTTTTCCAATACCTAATTGGATTCGAATATTGATCCACTTTGCTGTTCCACTTTCAAGACTTTTTGTTTTTGCTAACCATCTGGCATTTGTTGCGATTAGGTACTTCACGTGTACTTACCGCTGGTAAATTGGTTGGGGTTTtaagtaaacaaataattacagcATGtccacattttaataaattaggtaaattatttttctacgtAAGTAATTACCATACTCGATCGATTACGGgcttataatttgactatattttttcttaGGAAATACGCATTCTTGTATTATACCACAAAATATGGGTGTGTGACCATCTCCTTCCAGAGACCTCTTGCTACGTTCTAAAGATGGCGTTTATCATGTACGGCAGCAAAAGGTTTCTGCCTGTATATGAGTATGTAATAGATTTGTGGAGCCCGTACAGCGCTTTCTAGAGTGTTATAGATAACGCCCTAGACCACGGGTGCATCACACTTAAAGGCACTAAAGCAGCTGGTACGCACCTTCGTCAGCTTAAACGTCAGCGCGCTGCTATTCATCTCTACTCAGCACCTCATACGAGACCGGATCCACTGCCGCTAGACCAGCTTAAAAGGGAACCGTCCCGAACGGATGAGAACCTGTTGTGACACCTCCTGACCCCTTTACAATAGAGAATGAAAGTTTATTTGTGAAAACCGTTCAAGTACATGatacaagaaaaataatacacaaaataaaactgtaaacgTAAATTACTCctgtatatttagtaaaaattataacaacggATCAAATATTGGCAACCATCAATTTATGAAACAagcatgaaaaaatataattcgctGAAATTCGACTTCAACTGATAAGACTAATTATAAGACAATTCCTAGTACTTTGTAAAATCCCTGTTTTGCGGAAATTGGGCCAAAATAACAATGCAGGAAAATCATCACAATCCGCTTATGACACATACTTCCATATCCTAAATTTATTActcgtataaattattatattttaagacttaatacaaaaaatatgaaatagtttttataacaaggaaaatcacataaaaattgtacgagtattataattttaaagaaaatcttACATAGTAAGTTATAAGTAGTACCCGACATAAAATAATCGGGGGGCCACTGTTTTCCATGACGCGgggattttattatttgtaattgtaagCTATTTCCTtgagtaattaaaaaagaacttcTACTCAgaagttattataaaaagtatgtgaggaataaattattatatttttttagtaagctcttttttatatttgttaaataacaaaacatggTTAATTggcgttaaataaataaaacgttacgcaaaatactttgttttttttttaattatttaagttacatAGCCGTAATAAATACTCTTATTAATtaactgttataaataaaatcagataAGATTTAGAACGAGTTAATCTACAATATTATGAGTTTTCTAAACTctgtttatgatattaatttattattgatttataaatataagcttTTTCAAATATTCGTAATTAAAAGTATACGTAATACTGGTGAAAATCTATGATATTCTTCTACTAAggctaatatatttattaatattattatcgttGTTAAggttaatttaatcttatttccTAATTAATTCTTCATAAGTTAAAATTCTATAGCGTTACTCATCCGACATTTCTCAGTGTGTTCAACTAACGACTTAATACGTAGCTATATACAGGAAAACCTGTTACAAACTCGTGTTGTATATCTTAGTCAtgagttaatataattttttaatcactCGATCAACATACTttgattgttttgtttaagtatgtaatactattttctgcatttaataaattataaacaggtGTAATAATTATACCCTTGtacaaaacatataaatgaCTAAAAGGTTTACAAGTCATAGTAGTACTTAACAATGTatcatcattcattcattcattatctTCAGCCTGATTTTGTCCACTgatggacataggcctctccaagtgcacgccactgtggtctttctccggctattcGCATctagctcctgcctgccgtcttgcgtaaatcgtcattCCACAGTGTCTGAAGACggcctacactacgtttgccgagacgcggtttCCCCAACAGTTATCGGTAATAATGTCTAGTCACTGACTAATtactaatacttatatattatataacattatataattttgtctaTGTGATAAATCTCATTGTCTTTG includes these proteins:
- the LOC124544312 gene encoding homeobox protein 2-like, which translates into the protein METKLLIFFVAISACNANIDLGSIISSAHSKLHNVAGGIIGGIAQGLHLNREEQPKKAPQETIIVVVESETNPNEHYRPPGNHRPPPHQQRPPFNNNGGYGPGYNDYRPHPQGRPHQGNENFNNNGNYNNFNQGYPNNHGHNGNKPNKHTNRPNEGYLNYGRPQYPPQNNGNNNFNHYNNGNNNYGYNPNINPGNNNNGRPNQPNLYDNNQQNNNNDYGNGNINNDRPNRPNLYDKEQQNINNNHYGNGNNNNGRPNRPNIYDKDQQNNNNNNYGNGNENNGTPNQSNIYDKDQQNNNYGNNNNNNGNSDGSYLNNQPSTEFSTKNPSFTVAPTVTTKSPDNDAPLFIPLLPDDNIKDKNVTAPKRETDKDKEEEDFELDIRIKD